One window from the genome of Parasteatoda tepidariorum isolate YZ-2023 chromosome 8, CAS_Ptep_4.0, whole genome shotgun sequence encodes:
- the LOC107441248 gene encoding sulfotransferase ssu-1, translating into MEQKPRYEIVDGFRLPPSFVPEVFRSACNYRPKDDEVVVSTYPKCGTTWIMQIVTTILRRGKPCTTAKEYFSSNPFLEMTGEEGMKLAMKPYCIKIHLPFDRVNFNPNAKYIYVTRHPADCVVSFYHHTRFFPIYFFTNGSFDTFFDLFINDGTDFNDYYDNLHSWYVHKDKPNILFLTFESMKADTRGTILKCAKFLGDEYYNLLMADDEKILNDILHYSSLDFMRTTINEFWREVYADKPPTEEYQKENPIAKKYAAIMKDAEENGHHAVGEFIRKGAVGDGKLALSEEQRKKMNDYIDRKTAQYPELKHFWDKR; encoded by the coding sequence ATGGAGCAAAAGCCTCGATACGAAATAGTTGACGGATTTCGTTTGCCACCCTCTTTCGTGCCAGAGGTCTTCCGTTCAGCTTGCAACTACAGACCGAAAGATGACGAAGTTGTAGTTTCCACTTATCCAAAATGTGGCACCACTTGGATTATGCAGATAGTGACTACCATTTTGAGACGAGGCAAGCCATGCACAACAGCCAAAGAATATTTCTCCAGCAATCCATTTTTAGAAATGACCGGAGAGGAAGGCATGAAATTAGCAATGAAGCCCTATTGCATCAAAATACATCTACCATTCGATCGCGTCAATTTCAATCCCAATGCCAAGTACATCTACGTCACCAGACATCCTGCTGATTGTGTCGTCTCTTTTTACCACCACACGCGATTTTTCCCGATTTATTTCTTCACGAACGGTTCGTTCGACACTTTCTTTGACCTTTTCATCAACGACGGTACCGATTTCAATGACTACTACGACAATCTTCATTCGTGGTACGTACACAAAGACAAaccaaacattttgtttttaactttcgaATCTATGAAGGCGGACACAAGAGGAACCATTCTTAAATGCGCAAAGTTCCTGGGAGATGAGTATTATAATCTACTTATGGCTGACgatgagaaaatattaaatgacattttacaTTATAGCAGCCTAGATTTCATGAGGACCACCATCAACGAGTTCTGGAGGGAAGTTTATGCCGATAAACCTCCTACTGAGGAGTACCAAAAAGAAAATCCTATTGCTAAGAAGTACGCGGCAATAATGAAGGATGCAGAGGAAAACGGTCATCACGCTGTTGGAGAATTCATTCGAAAAGGTGCTGTTGGAGACGGGAAGTTAGCCCTATCTGAAGAACAgagaaagaaaatgaatgacTATATTGATAGAAAAACTGCTCAATATCCTGAATTGAAACACTTTTGGGACAAAAGATAA